The Helianthus annuus cultivar XRQ/B chromosome 16, HanXRQr2.0-SUNRISE, whole genome shotgun sequence genome includes a window with the following:
- the LOC110925787 gene encoding transcription factor MYB52 gives MCTRGHWRPSEDQKLRQLVHQYGPHNWNAIAEKLQGRSGKSCRLRWFNQLDPKINRSPFTEEEEERLLAYHREFGNRWANIAKLFPGRTDNAVKNHWHVIMARRVRERSSRLHHQRTKAAIDQAFSERYHQYTNLPYDVSRNLVSHLQYSKNLVQQFKVDHEDKRDRSLEFYNFLPVNTDSNRSEVIDHKNKDEVEVEQEATKQQGSDMTIPFIDFFSTG, from the exons ATGTGCACCCGCGGTCACTGGCGCCCATCTGAGGACCAAAAGCTCCGCCAACTCGTCCACCAGTACGGTCCTCACAACTGGAACGCCATAGCTGAGAAGCTACAAGGCAGATCAG GAAAAAGTTGCAGATTAAGATGGTTCAACCAACTGGATCCAAAGATCAACAGAAGTCCGTTCACAGAAGAGGAAGAGGAACGGCTGTTAGCATATCATCGCGAGTTCGGGAACCGATGGGCTAACATTGCAAAGTTGTTCCCTGGTAGAACCGATAACGCGGTTAAGAACCATTGGCATGTGATCATGGCTCGTAGAGTACGTGAAAGGTCCAGCCGGTTGCACCACCAGAGAACCAAAGCTGCTATTGATCAAGCATTTTCAGAAAGATATCATCAGTACACTAATTTGCCTTATGACGTCTCAAGAAATCTAGTGTCTCACCTACAATACTCAAAGAATTTGGTTCAACAATTCAAGGTTGATCATGAAG ATAAAAGAGATCGATCTTTGGAGTTCTACAACTTTCTCCCTGTAAATACAGACTCCAACAGGAGTGAAGTAATCGACCATAAAAACAAAGATGAGGTTGAGGTGGAGCAAGAAGCAACCAAACAGCAAGGGAGTGACATGACCATACCATTCATAGATTTCTTTTCGACCGGTTAA